The genomic interval CACCATTATCTAAAGCGATTCCGATTTATATTAAAACGAAAGATGCTGAAATTAAACAAATGTTAGATGAAAATCAGCACTATCTTGAAAGATTCGGACATCCAAGTGAGCTTGTGATTTCTACTGACATTGAAACACTGGATAAAGCTATGACTTCAGTTGTCGGCGCAGGTGAAGTTATCTTGCCTTTAGAAGGTTTAATCGATATGGATAAAGAAATTGCACGTTTAGAAAAAGAACTTGATAAATGGCAAAGTGAGTTAGATCGTGTTGATAAAAAATTATCTAATGAAAACTTTGTAAATAAAGCTCCAGAAAAAATCATCAACGAAGAAAAAGCTAAAAAGCATGATTATCAAGAAAAATTTGATAGCGTTAAAGCTAGAATTGAACAATTAAAAGCATAGGAGTCCTGATTATGAATTACCTAGACAGCTTATATTGGATCCATGAAAGGGATAAGTTTGGTATTAAACCAGGCACTAAGCGTATGGAATGGATGTTGCAACGTTTAGGCAATCCTGAAAACCGCATTAATGGTATCCATGTAGGGGGAACAAACGGCAAAGGTTCTACTGTTGCTTATTTACGTTCAGCCTTAGTCGAAAATGGTTATGATGTCGGTACATTTACTTCGCCATACATTGAAACATTTAACGAACGCATTAGTTTAAATGGAGAACCTGTCAGTAATGATGTGATTGTGGAGTTGGTATCGCGAGTTAAACCAGTAAGTGAAGCATTAGAAGCAGAAACTGAATATGGTACTGCAACTGAATTTGAAATTATAACTACCATGATGTTTTTATATTTTGGAGAAATTCGTCCAGTTGATTTTGTGGTGATAGAAGCGGGATTGGGAATTAAAAATGATTCCACTAATGTGTTTGCACCTATCATGTCTATTATCACAAGTATCGGTTTAGATCATACTGATCTACTTGGTTCAAGTTATTTAGATATTGCAAAAGATAAAGGCGATATTATTAAACACCATGTACCTTTTGTATATGCAGTTAAAAATGAAGAAGCTTTAAAGTATTTTAGAGAATATGCTGAAAAGCAAGATGCACCTGCATTTGAATT from Staphylococcus condimenti carries:
- a CDS encoding bifunctional folylpolyglutamate synthase/dihydrofolate synthase, producing the protein MNYLDSLYWIHERDKFGIKPGTKRMEWMLQRLGNPENRINGIHVGGTNGKGSTVAYLRSALVENGYDVGTFTSPYIETFNERISLNGEPVSNDVIVELVSRVKPVSEALEAETEYGTATEFEIITTMMFLYFGEIRPVDFVVIEAGLGIKNDSTNVFAPIMSIITSIGLDHTDLLGSSYLDIAKDKGDIIKHHVPFVYAVKNEEALKYFREYAEKQDAPAFELDRDISIVSEEDEFIYRFKDYELENIALNMLGEHQKENAALAITALIILFEQGQIELDFNKMINAIEKVSWTGRIEKVKEEPLMIIDGAHNNESVDALIDTIKKYYDKEKVDILFSAVSGKPISHMLEELKTISDHIYVTDFDFHRAKPKEEIAADAETFETILVDNYVDFIENYQGDALIITGSLYFISEVKAKVNFNS